A single window of Thiohalorhabdus sp. Cl-TMA DNA harbors:
- a CDS encoding nuclear transport factor 2 family protein: MRESTRQLLGRYFRAYNARDIEKLLLLVHDDLLHDVETCRREIGKQAFARFLAAKNARCDEHVYDLEILVSRDGRHAAAEYKVLGFFLEPGDRPAPSAETYRVGAGTFFDVRDGRIGRISSYGGRWGLWGQAA, translated from the coding sequence ATGCGCGAATCAACCCGTCAGCTACTCGGCCGCTACTTCCGTGCCTACAATGCGCGGGATATCGAGAAGCTGCTCCTCCTGGTCCACGACGACCTGCTGCACGACGTGGAAACCTGCCGGCGGGAGATCGGCAAGCAGGCCTTCGCCCGCTTCCTGGCCGCCAAGAACGCCCGCTGCGACGAGCATGTCTACGACCTGGAGATCCTGGTCAGCCGCGACGGCCGCCATGCCGCGGCCGAATACAAGGTGCTGGGCTTCTTCCTGGAACCGGGTGACCGGCCCGCGCCGTCGGCGGAGACCTACCGGGTGGGTGCCGGGACCTTCTTCGATGTCCGCGACGGGCGCATCGGCCGGATCAGCAGCTACGGCGGACGGTGGGGGCTGTGGGGACAGGCGGCCTGA
- a CDS encoding GlxA family transcriptional regulator, translating into MAEMTALSAPSSFGFLVVPNFSMIAFAAAVDALRMANQLTGRCLFNWYAITSDGSAVEASNGFRLIPEYSLEDAPNVPVVLVCGGTGIERATDRRLTSWLRRLASGGTVLGGICTGSHLLAAAGLLDGYRCTVHWEYIPGMRENFPRADISREVFVVDRNRITCAGGSAPLDLMLHLIAKRHGRELAASISEEFVGEHMRGPQQMQPIPMQQRLATSHPKLLEAVALMETNIEEPIDLDELAGYVGLSRRQLERLSRKYLGCPPTRYYLELRLARARRLLVQTALPIHEVALACGFVSAPHFSKCYRDFFGQPPSADRRRRNPETRPRSSGEPPEDTGELPEGPLAEWEQAGAGRSGEPRAVLTPDRG; encoded by the coding sequence ACGGCGTTGAGCGCTCCTTCTTCTTTCGGCTTTTTGGTGGTCCCCAACTTTTCCATGATCGCCTTCGCGGCGGCCGTGGACGCGCTGCGCATGGCCAACCAGCTCACCGGCCGATGCCTGTTCAACTGGTACGCGATCACCAGTGACGGGAGCGCCGTGGAGGCGAGCAACGGATTCCGTCTGATCCCCGAGTACAGCCTGGAGGATGCCCCCAATGTGCCCGTGGTGCTGGTATGCGGCGGCACGGGCATCGAGCGGGCCACCGACCGGCGCCTGACCTCCTGGCTGCGGCGCCTGGCCAGCGGCGGCACGGTTCTGGGAGGCATCTGCACGGGGAGCCATCTGCTGGCGGCGGCGGGCCTGCTGGACGGCTATCGGTGCACCGTGCACTGGGAGTACATCCCGGGCATGCGCGAGAACTTCCCCCGGGCGGACATCTCCCGTGAGGTGTTCGTGGTGGACCGCAACCGCATCACCTGCGCGGGCGGCAGCGCCCCCCTCGACCTGATGCTGCACCTGATCGCCAAGCGTCACGGCCGGGAGCTGGCGGCCTCCATCTCCGAGGAGTTCGTGGGCGAGCACATGCGGGGGCCGCAGCAGATGCAGCCCATCCCCATGCAGCAGCGGCTGGCCACCAGCCACCCCAAGCTGCTGGAGGCGGTGGCCCTGATGGAGACCAACATCGAGGAGCCCATCGATCTGGACGAGCTGGCCGGCTACGTGGGGCTCTCCCGGCGGCAGTTGGAGCGGCTGTCCCGCAAGTACCTGGGCTGCCCGCCCACCCGCTACTACCTGGAGCTGCGCCTGGCCCGGGCGCGCCGGCTGCTGGTCCAGACCGCGCTACCCATCCACGAGGTGGCCCTCGCCTGCGGTTTCGTTTCCGCCCCGCACTTCAGCAAGTGCTACCGGGATTTCTTCGGTCAGCCGCCGAGCGCCGACCGTCGGCGCCGGAACCCCGAGACCCGGCCGCGGTCGTCCGGGGAACCTCCCGAGGACACCGGGGAGCTGCCGGAGGGGCCGCTGGCCGAGTGGGAGCAGGCCGGGGCCGGGCGGAGCGGAGAGCCCAGGGCGGTGCTGACCCCGGACCGGGGATAG